The genomic stretch GGCATATTCCAGGGTTGATCTGGTTGAGCGTCGAGGCGAGTTTGCGATTAGAGGCGGTATCGCAGACGTGTTTCCACCCTCTTGTACGCATCCATTGCGGATAGATTTCTTCGGTGACGAAGTTGACTCAATTACCTATTTTTCTGTCGCAGATCAACGTTCTACTACTGAGAGCGTGTCAGAAATTATTGCGGCACCATGCCGCGAACTGCTCCTAACCGATGAAGTGCGACATCGTGCTGCAGCGTTAATCCCAAAGCACCCCGAGTTAGGGGAGCTATTGACGAAAATTTCTGAAGGCCAAGCCTGTGAAGGTATGGAATCCTTGTTGCCAGTGTTGGCTCAGCGACTCGAATTACTTGTCGATGTATTGGCGAAAAACGCTTTGGTTTGCGTTTTTGACCCTGAATTAGTGCGTTCTAGAGCAGACGACTTAGTGCGAACCAGTCAAGATTTTCTGCATGCAGGTTGGGTCAGTGCAGCTGCTGGTGGCGAGGCTCCGATCGATTTAGCCCCTAGTGCCTATCAAAGCTTGGGCGATGTGCGTCTACATGCCCTTGAAAAAGGGTTGGATTGGTGGACTATTAGCCCATTTTCTGCTGATGCAGAATCTAGTTACAACCTCGATATTCACGAATCTGGAACATGGCGTGGTGATGTTGAGGCAGCTATTTCGCATATAGCTGATGACGTTAAGTCTGGTTTCGGCACGGTGCTTAGCGTAGAAGGTAAAGGCTTGAGCTCACGGTTCGCTGAGTTGCTGGGCGACCACGATATCGCCGCGAAACAGGTCAGCCAGTTAACAGATTCGCCTCAGCCACATGTGGTCACTATCGTTTGCTCACAGTTGAGGCGAGGGTTTAGGGCTCCTGGCGCAAAACTTGCGGTTTATACCGGGGGTGATTTAACTGGCAGCCAGGACAGGGATCGTCACGCTAGACGGATGCCGTCCAAACGTAAAAATCAGGTGGTAGTTGAGCAGCTGAAAATTGGCGAGCCTTTGGTTCATACCCAGCATGGCGTCGGGCGTTTCGTTGAGCTGACCCAGCGTACAATTCGTGGTGCGACTAGGGAATATCTGGTCTTAGAGTATGCGCCGTCTAAGCGCGGCCAGCCGCCGGATCGGCTTTATGTGCCGATGGATCAACTTGACTTAGTGACGAAATATGTTGGTGGTGAAGTGCCACAACTAGACAAGCTGGGTGGAGCTGATTGGAAACAGCGCAAGGCTAGAGCCAAACGAGCAGTTAAATCAATCGCTGCCGGCCTGATAAAGCTCTACGCCGCCAGGCAAGCCACCAAAGGTCACGCTTTTAGCCCAGACACCGTTTGGCAACGCGAGCTAGAAGACGCCTTCAACTACGTGGAAACCCCTGATCAATTGGCTGCCATTCAAGACGTCAAACATGATATGGAACAAGTCATCCCAATGGATCGGTTAATCAGTGGGGACGTTGGATATGGCAAGACTGAGATCGCGGTGCGGGCTGCTTTCAAAGCCGTCCAAGACAATAAACAAGTGGCGGTATTAGTGCCGACTACCTTACTTGTTCAACAGCATCTAGCGACTTTCGAAGATCGCTATGCCGGTTTTCCAGTAAGCGTTGCTGCTCTTTCTAGATTCCAGTCTGAAGCTGAAATCTCCAAAACTCTTGATGATCTTGCCGCTGGGCGGGTTGATGTGGTTATTGGTACCCACCGACTGTTTTCTAGCAAGGTTAAATTTAAGGATTTAGGTTTAGTAATTATTGATGAGGAGCAGCGTTTCGGGGTCGAGCATAAAGAAGCCCTAAAGAAAATGCGAGTAAATGTTGACGTACTGTCCATGTCTGCGACCCCAATTCCACGCACATTAGAGATGGCGGTCACTGGCATCCGTGAAATGTCTACTATAGCCACCCCACCTGAGGAGAGGCACCCGGTTTTGACCTTTGCCGGCCCATATGATGACGGTCAAGTCGGAGCCGCAATTAGACGTGAACTTGCCCGTGAAGGTCAGGTTTTCTTCGTCCACAACAGGGTCAGCGATATCGAAAAAAGCGCTGTAAAAATCCGTGAGTTAGTGCCTCAAGCCAGGGTTGTCGTAGCTCACGGCCAAATGAGTGAGCGTCAGCTTGAGCAAGTCATGGTCGATTTTTGGGAAAGACGAGCTGACGTGCTGGTTTGTACCACAATTGTTGAGGCTGGCCTAGATATTTCTACCGCCAACACTTTGATCATTGAGGACGCTGATCGATTAGGCTTGGCTCAATTACATCAGCTCCGCGGGCGGGTAGGACGTTCTCGTGAACGTGGTTACGCCTATTTCTTCTACCCACCTAATAAGACAATTAGCCAAACCGCTCACGAGCGGTTGAGCGCATTAGCCCAAAATGCTGATCTGGGTGCTGGCATGGCTATAGCCATGAAGGATTTAGAGATTCGTGGCGCCGGAAATTTACTTGGCGACCAGCAATCAGGTCACATCGCAGATGTGGGTTTCGATCTTTATCTGCGGTTAGTTGGCGATGCGGTAGCAGCTTTCAAAGGTGAAACTACTACGGAAGATATGCCGGTGATGCGTATTGAACTACCTGTGGACGCCCACCTGCCTGAAAACTACATCGGCTCTGAGCGACTGCGTTTAGAAATGTATCGGCGTATTGCCGAGGCTAGTAGTGAGCAAGATTTAGCTGATCTGCATGCAGAGCTGGAAGACCGTTACGGCTTGGTGCCTGAACAAACCGAAGCATTGCTTGAGGTGGCCAGGTTCCGCCTGCTGTGTGCCAGCGTCGGGGTTTGTGAGGTAGTGACTCAGGGCAATGTGATTCGTTTCAGCCCAATTTTTGAGCGTCAAGTTGGTGAAAAAACGCTTGATCTGCCCGAATCTAGACAACTTAGATTGCAGCGTCTTTATCCGGGCACCATCTTAAAAAAGCCAGCTAATTTAATGCTTGTTCCAAAACCTGCTAGCGGTACAGATGCGCTGGCTTGGGCAAGGCGTGTGGTAACCGATGTCTTGTTGCCCGCCAACCAAGGCTAAACTGATAGCCATGAAGTCTCGCAAATTATTGCCAGCCTTGGTCGCTGCCTTACTGTTGGCTTGTTTGACTGGCTGCTCCATGACGCCAGGTACTGCAGCCACCGTCAATGATGTGAAAATATCGGCCGATGATGTGATGAGCTTAAAGGCGGGCTGCGAGCAGGCTCAACGGGATGCCGGGGGGCAGGTTGGCGTGACCAAATACGACATGGCTTACTGGTTGGTTATGGCAGAGCTTGGCCATCAACTTGCTGATACTAACCAAATCAAGATCAGTGAATCCGATCAGAAATCCTATCTGGCTAGGCTCGACCCAAGTTTGCAGGCTCTTCAGACCGATCCTGAGTGCATGAGAGGGCTGATGGGGATTTCTTATTACGGACAGGCAATCGCAAAACTTAATTCTGAAGATAAGGCAGAAGCCTTCTTCAATTCAGCTGAGGTCAAGGTTAACCCGCGCTTTGGGCAGTGGGATTCCGCCAAGTTAAGTATTACTCCGCCTAGTGGCGGCGAGCTGGCTTCGCTACCTAAGGTCTCGACTCGATAGTTATCTTATGAGCCAGCTTGAGCGTCTGAGCAAGATCATGCACCGCTTGCGGCGCGAATGCCCGTGGGATGCTAAACAAACCCACCGTTCCCTAGTCAAACACTTAATCGAAGAAACCGCCGAGACTGTCGACGCTATCGAGGAAGGCGACGACGAGCACTTGGTTGAAGAGCTAGGGGATGTTCTGCTGCAGGTGTTTTTTCATGCTGAAATAGCGTCCCAAGAACGCCGGTTCGATATCGAAGATGTTGCACGGGCGATCTGTGACAAGCTAGTTCACCGTCATCCTTGGGTTTTTGAGGGACAGCTTCCACCCTCGGATGTTTACCAGGCTTGGGAGGCTCGTAAAGACGCCGACAAGAAACGCACCTCTTGTCTAGATGGCATTCCGGTCGCTATGCCCGCGCTGGCCAGAGCAAATAAGGTGGTTTACCGGGCTAGATCAAAAGGTGTGGACGTCGAGCTTGCTGACGACGAAATCAGTGGGGACGTT from Vaginimicrobium propionicum encodes the following:
- the mfd gene encoding transcription-repair coupling factor; amino-acid sequence: MSAAISGLIQAITKDPGVGQVINDASAGVGQVDLSCPISARATLCAAIAKKRPLLIVTATFRQAEQLVDELGSLIGQSLVCYYPAWETLPHERLSPRSDTVAKRLTVLRRLAGNDELGAPKIIVAPIRAVLQPQAGDLGKLPVVKVKVGDEYPLEELSKDLVAAAYSRVDLVERRGEFAIRGGIADVFPPSCTHPLRIDFFGDEVDSITYFSVADQRSTTESVSEIIAAPCRELLLTDEVRHRAAALIPKHPELGELLTKISEGQACEGMESLLPVLAQRLELLVDVLAKNALVCVFDPELVRSRADDLVRTSQDFLHAGWVSAAAGGEAPIDLAPSAYQSLGDVRLHALEKGLDWWTISPFSADAESSYNLDIHESGTWRGDVEAAISHIADDVKSGFGTVLSVEGKGLSSRFAELLGDHDIAAKQVSQLTDSPQPHVVTIVCSQLRRGFRAPGAKLAVYTGGDLTGSQDRDRHARRMPSKRKNQVVVEQLKIGEPLVHTQHGVGRFVELTQRTIRGATREYLVLEYAPSKRGQPPDRLYVPMDQLDLVTKYVGGEVPQLDKLGGADWKQRKARAKRAVKSIAAGLIKLYAARQATKGHAFSPDTVWQRELEDAFNYVETPDQLAAIQDVKHDMEQVIPMDRLISGDVGYGKTEIAVRAAFKAVQDNKQVAVLVPTTLLVQQHLATFEDRYAGFPVSVAALSRFQSEAEISKTLDDLAAGRVDVVIGTHRLFSSKVKFKDLGLVIIDEEQRFGVEHKEALKKMRVNVDVLSMSATPIPRTLEMAVTGIREMSTIATPPEERHPVLTFAGPYDDGQVGAAIRRELAREGQVFFVHNRVSDIEKSAVKIRELVPQARVVVAHGQMSERQLEQVMVDFWERRADVLVCTTIVEAGLDISTANTLIIEDADRLGLAQLHQLRGRVGRSRERGYAYFFYPPNKTISQTAHERLSALAQNADLGAGMAIAMKDLEIRGAGNLLGDQQSGHIADVGFDLYLRLVGDAVAAFKGETTTEDMPVMRIELPVDAHLPENYIGSERLRLEMYRRIAEASSEQDLADLHAELEDRYGLVPEQTEALLEVARFRLLCASVGVCEVVTQGNVIRFSPIFERQVGEKTLDLPESRQLRLQRLYPGTILKKPANLMLVPKPASGTDALAWARRVVTDVLLPANQG
- a CDS encoding MazG family protein; protein product: MSQLERLSKIMHRLRRECPWDAKQTHRSLVKHLIEETAETVDAIEEGDDEHLVEELGDVLLQVFFHAEIASQERRFDIEDVARAICDKLVHRHPWVFEGQLPPSDVYQAWEARKDADKKRTSCLDGIPVAMPALARANKVVYRARSKGVDVELADDEISGDVGEKILDLVERAQASGIDAEQSLRDALRSLEKRIRQAEGVDDMNRPAR